One genomic segment of Bombina bombina isolate aBomBom1 chromosome 4, aBomBom1.pri, whole genome shotgun sequence includes these proteins:
- the LOC128657842 gene encoding putative nuclease HARBI1, with translation MEMINLFCIAIQQRRKRRRFLELVQRYERRRRPRLFLPRIGLHTLSDREIVRRFRLNRGLIENLYLEIKDSIEPITYRTKAIPGMLKLLAVLYFLATGSFQAVTSLVVGMSQASFSSHLTVVLKALHQRIVNYVHIPETPEDWHRVKVQFYGIAGMTNILGAIDCTHVLVQPPKLGELPYRDRKRNHSLNIQVISDAKLKIMSIRSGFPGDSAYSCLPWLFTPVLNPRTPAQVRYNEAHTSTRCVIERTFGVLKSRFRCLDLSGGVLLYKPKKVSLIFLICCMLHNLALRMPDADISMLQVEYDDNVAPLEQIDASGVQARSDYIHALFEQ, from the exons ATGGAGATGATCAATCTATTTTGCATTGCTATACAACAAAGACGCAAAAGAAGGAGATTTTTGGAGTTAGTTCAGCGTTATGAACGACGCAGAAGGCCAAGGTTATTTTTACCTAGAATAGGGTTACATACCCTGAGTGACAGGGAAATTGTTCGAAGATTCCGTTTGAATAGAGGTTTAATTGAGAATCTGTATCTGGAGATCAAAGACTCCATTGAACCTATAACTTATAGGACAAAGGCAATCCCTGGAATGTTAAAACTGCTGGCTGTCCTCTATTTCCTCGCCACAGGATCATTTCAGGCTGTAACAAGTTTAGTTGTGGGGATGAGCCAGGCTTCTTTTTCAAGTCATCTAACTGTAGTATTAAAAGCCTTACACCAACGGATAGTAAATTATGTACATATTCCGGAAACACCAGAGGATTGGCATCGTGTGAAGGTGCAGTTCTATGGGATTGCTGGGATGACAAACATTTTGGGTGCAATTGACTGTACCCATGTGTTAGTGCAGCCTCCAAAGTTAGGAGAATTGCCCTATCGTGACCGCAAGCGTAACCATTCTTTAAATATACAGGTCATCTCTGATGCCAAATTGAAGATTATGAGCATCCGGTCAGGATTCCCAG GAGATTCAGCCTATTCATGTCTCCCATGGCTTTTCACTCCTGTGCTGAACCCCAGAACTCCTGCGCAAGTGCGCTACAATGAGGCTCATACATCTACAAGATGTGTTATAGAGCGCACATTTGGCGTTTTGAAAAGCAGGTTTCGTTGTTTAGACCTCTCTGGGGGAGTACTTCTATACAAACCAAAGAAAGTATCCCTGATATTTCTCATATGTTGCATGCTCCACAACCTAGCATTACGCATGCCAGATGCTGATATTTCTATGTTACAAGTAGAGTATGATGACAATGTGGCACCTTTAGAGCAAATTGATGCAAGTGGAGTACAAGCTCGATCTGATTAcatccatgctctatttgaacaatga